Proteins from a genomic interval of Desulfovibrio piger:
- a CDS encoding CHC2 zinc finger domain-containing protein, with amino-acid sequence MPADIIDLFREQGFEPKKKTAGEWASTCPACGGTKRCSIWPARGEGRGYYWCRECGAKGDGIQFLRDYAKMSYADACARIGVASAAWAVKTPSLPQRAEKNRFESVENTGPKDVDVAAWRTCAGNFVRWAETCLQRSQEHLAWLAARGIDAAAARRYRLGFNPGERGKNCIIRPRSTWGLPDVLKDDGKPKRLWLPRGIVIPQVVNDEVRRLRIRRLDSDRAEFNPDHKYHVVEGSEMQPLWLECTTPLRDGQGAVVVVETELDALMLNAQASDLVHCLALGTCNVRNLPAQLYKRLAGSLVILVALDADDAGAEGWPRWQETFPTAKRWPVPVGKDPGDAFAKGEDMRLWLLSGLPEGLRLTLDRATPAVVEPEIQEATFVDEEEEILDSTAAYAADPDRPTDAILEFWDMWKRYPIKYIRERNAQGNVCGFSFVYPYPWSHANPGVIHRFFQFRDDHPEIMVWLSRNKHDIVTARNFMDVEKYNDTEEF; translated from the coding sequence ATGCCTGCTGACATCATCGATCTGTTCCGTGAACAGGGCTTCGAGCCCAAGAAAAAAACTGCCGGCGAATGGGCTTCTACCTGCCCTGCCTGTGGCGGGACGAAGCGGTGCAGCATCTGGCCCGCCCGTGGAGAGGGGCGGGGCTACTACTGGTGCAGGGAATGCGGGGCCAAGGGGGACGGCATCCAGTTCCTGCGTGACTACGCCAAGATGTCCTATGCCGATGCCTGTGCGCGTATTGGCGTGGCGTCTGCTGCCTGGGCTGTGAAGACGCCCTCCCTGCCCCAGCGGGCGGAGAAAAATCGTTTCGAGTCTGTGGAGAATACGGGGCCCAAGGATGTGGACGTGGCCGCGTGGAGGACCTGTGCCGGCAATTTTGTGCGCTGGGCAGAGACCTGTTTGCAGCGCAGTCAGGAACATCTGGCCTGGTTGGCCGCCCGCGGCATCGATGCCGCAGCGGCCCGTCGGTACAGGCTGGGTTTCAATCCGGGGGAACGGGGGAAGAATTGCATTATCAGGCCCCGGTCGACCTGGGGGTTGCCGGATGTGCTCAAGGATGACGGCAAGCCCAAGCGCCTCTGGCTGCCGCGCGGGATCGTCATCCCTCAAGTGGTCAATGATGAGGTCAGGCGCTTGCGCATCCGGCGCCTGGATTCGGACCGGGCCGAGTTCAATCCGGACCACAAATATCATGTGGTCGAGGGCTCTGAGATGCAGCCGTTGTGGCTGGAGTGTACCACGCCCCTGCGGGATGGACAGGGTGCCGTCGTGGTGGTGGAGACAGAGCTGGATGCCCTGATGCTCAACGCACAGGCCAGCGACCTGGTGCATTGTCTTGCCCTGGGGACCTGCAATGTGCGTAACCTCCCAGCCCAGCTCTACAAGCGGCTGGCGGGTTCACTGGTGATCCTGGTGGCCCTGGATGCCGATGATGCCGGAGCTGAGGGCTGGCCACGCTGGCAGGAGACGTTCCCCACGGCCAAAAGGTGGCCTGTCCCTGTGGGGAAAGACCCGGGTGATGCCTTTGCCAAGGGGGAAGACATGCGGCTCTGGCTGCTGTCCGGGCTCCCCGAGGGGCTGCGTCTGACTCTGGACAGGGCCACGCCAGCAGTTGTGGAACCGGAGATCCAGGAGGCCACCTTCGTGGATGAGGAAGAAGAGATCCTGGATTCCACTGCAGCCTATGCCGCAGATCCAGATCGTCCCACGGATGCCATCCTGGAATTCTGGGATATGTGGAAGCGCTATCCCATTAAGTACATCCGTGAGCGCAACGCGCAGGGGAACGTTTGCGGCTTTTCTTTCGTCTACCCTTATCCCTGGTCCCATGCGAATCCCGGCGTGATCCACCGTTTTTTTCAGTTCCGGGATGACCATCCAGAGATCATGGTCTGGCTGTCTCGCAACAAACACGACATCGTAACGGCTCGAAATTTCATGGATGTTGAAAAATACAATGATACAGAAGAGTTCTAG
- a CDS encoding DNA primase family protein: MIESDRQLQEMANRVAKQVESEKAKAKPADKKDAITPDFVAKCATFSEKGDGLLHSALFRGKLTYVPESKSWYCWEDHHWRSTHIHMVEASVEQVGNKYREVAAHYEQLAEDAGEGGDNERANHLRAKAEALHKRASWLNSSRGVNACVKFTLANSDPLISKPDVWDTDPWLLGVANGVVDLRTGEHRPGRPEDYILRYCPVEWKGLHEPAPLWEETLQQIIGASEGVLPWLHKVLGYAITGQSTEPLFLMLYGERGRNGKTVVMETLKKVLGPYMGPVPAELLLDRKIPKDPDSASPTIMNMKGMRIIWASETNENRRFSTAQVKLLSGSDSLTGRYLWDKQNTEFRPTHTLFLLTNFLPSAPAHDLPFWERLKLINFPFRFVDQPKGEFELPRNPYLERELEDEYPGILAWLVRGCLLYRAEGLVAPAAITKATEQYRVDEDDMQVFVDQCLVDSQLPEDRIQATELYEVFKEWYKKYINPKYIPSMHIFGRQIGAKLEKRKVGGHTYYYGKQFSDFGHKFKSKTV; this comes from the coding sequence ATGATTGAGTCTGACCGTCAGCTCCAAGAAATGGCCAATCGCGTGGCCAAGCAGGTGGAGTCTGAAAAGGCGAAGGCGAAACCTGCCGACAAAAAAGACGCGATTACACCTGACTTCGTGGCCAAGTGCGCCACCTTTTCCGAAAAAGGTGATGGGCTCCTGCACTCCGCCCTGTTCCGGGGGAAACTGACGTATGTCCCAGAGAGCAAGAGCTGGTACTGCTGGGAGGATCATCACTGGCGCAGCACCCATATTCATATGGTCGAGGCGTCGGTGGAACAGGTGGGAAATAAATACCGGGAAGTCGCTGCCCACTATGAGCAACTGGCCGAGGATGCCGGTGAGGGTGGTGACAACGAACGGGCCAACCATCTGAGAGCGAAGGCAGAGGCTCTGCACAAGCGTGCCTCCTGGTTGAACAGTTCCAGGGGGGTCAATGCCTGCGTGAAGTTCACTCTGGCCAACAGCGATCCGTTGATATCCAAGCCGGATGTCTGGGACACGGACCCCTGGTTGCTGGGTGTGGCCAACGGCGTGGTAGATCTCAGGACAGGCGAGCATCGCCCGGGGCGTCCTGAAGACTACATCCTGCGCTACTGTCCGGTGGAGTGGAAAGGCCTGCACGAACCTGCGCCGCTTTGGGAGGAGACCCTCCAGCAGATTATCGGTGCCTCGGAAGGGGTGTTGCCCTGGCTGCACAAAGTGTTGGGCTATGCCATCACCGGTCAGTCCACGGAGCCCCTGTTCCTCATGCTCTACGGGGAGCGGGGCCGTAACGGCAAAACGGTGGTGATGGAGACGCTCAAGAAGGTGCTCGGTCCCTACATGGGCCCTGTCCCAGCGGAGCTTCTTCTGGACCGCAAGATCCCCAAAGACCCCGATTCAGCCAGCCCGACCATTATGAACATGAAGGGCATGCGGATCATCTGGGCCTCTGAGACCAACGAGAACCGCCGGTTTTCGACAGCGCAGGTCAAGCTGCTTTCCGGCTCTGACTCTCTGACCGGGCGCTACCTCTGGGACAAGCAGAATACGGAATTCCGGCCGACGCATACCCTGTTCCTGCTGACCAACTTCCTGCCATCGGCCCCAGCGCATGACCTGCCTTTCTGGGAACGGCTCAAGCTCATCAATTTCCCCTTCCGTTTCGTGGACCAGCCCAAGGGGGAGTTCGAACTCCCTCGCAACCCGTACCTGGAGAGGGAGCTGGAGGATGAGTACCCCGGCATCCTAGCCTGGTTGGTCCGTGGCTGTCTGCTCTACCGGGCAGAAGGGCTGGTCGCTCCGGCGGCGATCACCAAGGCCACCGAGCAATACCGTGTGGATGAGGACGACATGCAGGTGTTCGTGGATCAGTGCCTGGTGGACAGCCAACTGCCGGAGGACCGCATCCAGGCCACAGAGCTCTATGAGGTGTTCAAGGAATGGTACAAGAAATATATCAATCCCAAATACATACCCAGCATGCACATCTTCGGGCGCCAGATTGGCGCCAAGCTGGAGAAGAGGAAAGTCGGGGGCCACACCTACTACTACGGCAAGCAGTTCTCCGATTTCGGTCACAAGTTCAAGAGCAAGACGGTATGA